The Sphaerospermopsis torques-reginae ITEP-024 genome has a window encoding:
- a CDS encoding integrase encodes MLYIPDDTKTGEREVYPLYPQWVERFDLLNISQCESEGSCLEYKVSQLNKLFHKYGFKNPAYDLRHRYAIRSSELGVIVDIAAKWMGHSVEEHCKTYQRWMQKSTHDKAFDKLIKADEELTELERLKLENQWLKDENSKLRTMLIQLGVESD; translated from the coding sequence GTGCTATATATTCCAGATGACACAAAAACAGGTGAAAGAGAAGTTTACCCATTATATCCACAATGGGTGGAAAGATTTGATTTATTAAATATTAGTCAATGTGAAAGTGAGGGTAGCTGTTTAGAATACAAAGTTAGTCAATTAAACAAATTATTTCATAAATATGGATTTAAGAACCCTGCCTATGATTTAAGGCATAGATACGCTATCAGATCATCAGAGTTAGGCGTTATAGTAGATATAGCTGCAAAGTGGATGGGACATAGTGTAGAGGAACATTGTAAAACTTATCAAAGATGGATGCAAAAAAGCACTCATGACAAAGCTTTCGACAAATTAATAAAAGCCGATGAAGAATTAACAGAACTCGAAAGATTAAAACTAGAAAATCAATGGTTAAAAGACGAAAACTCAAAGTTAAGAACAATGCTCATTCAACTAGGAGTAGAGTCTGATTAA
- the crtB gene encoding 15-cis-phytoene synthase CrtB has product MLQLPESPPRMKTLVSVDESYKLCQELTAKYAKTFYLGTLLMSPAKRQSVWAIYAWCRRTDELVDGPAAARTTPETLELWEKQLDSIFAGHPLDNYDVALVDTLQHFPLDIQPFRDMIAGQRMDLYRSRYETFEDLYLYCYRVAGTVGLMSTTIMGVDTSIYTAPWHRNQKPYLPIDEAIALGIANQLTNILRDVGEDARRGRIYLPLEDLAKFNYSEEELFQGVLDDRWRSLMRFQIERAREFYTKADKGITYLDPDARWPVWAASMLYGQILDVIERNDYEVFSQRAYVPQWQKLRTLPVAWMRSQVL; this is encoded by the coding sequence ATGCTGCAACTGCCTGAATCCCCCCCGCGCATGAAAACGCTGGTCTCTGTAGACGAGTCCTACAAACTTTGCCAAGAACTCACAGCCAAGTACGCCAAAACCTTTTACCTGGGTACATTGCTGATGAGTCCGGCAAAGCGTCAATCTGTTTGGGCAATATACGCTTGGTGTCGCCGTACAGATGAATTAGTAGATGGTCCTGCTGCTGCTAGAACCACCCCAGAAACCCTAGAACTATGGGAAAAGCAGTTGGACTCAATTTTTGCTGGACACCCATTAGACAATTACGATGTCGCTTTAGTAGATACCCTGCAACATTTCCCTTTGGATATTCAACCCTTTCGGGATATGATTGCAGGTCAGCGCATGGATTTATACCGCAGTCGCTATGAAACCTTTGAGGATTTGTATCTCTATTGCTACCGCGTTGCTGGCACTGTGGGTTTAATGTCAACCACAATTATGGGTGTAGATACCAGCATCTACACCGCCCCTTGGCATCGGAATCAAAAACCCTACTTACCCATAGATGAAGCGATCGCCCTGGGTATCGCCAACCAACTAACTAACATTCTCCGTGATGTAGGCGAAGATGCACGTCGGGGCAGAATTTATCTTCCCCTAGAAGACTTGGCTAAATTCAACTATAGCGAAGAAGAACTTTTCCAAGGTGTATTAGATGACCGTTGGCGTTCCCTAATGCGTTTTCAAATTGAACGAGCTAGGGAATTTTATACTAAAGCCGATAAGGGAATTACTTATCTTGACCCGGATGCCCGTTGGCCAGTGTGGGCAGCATCTATGCTCTATGGACAGATTTTAGATGTAATTGAGCGCAATGATTATGAAGTTTTCAGTCAACGTGCTTATGTTCCCCAGTGGCAAAAATTACGTACCTTACCAGTGGCTTGGATGCGATCGCAAGTGCTATAG
- the pds gene encoding 15-cis-phytoene desaturase: protein MRVAIAGAGLAGLSCAKYLVDEGYTPIVLERRDVLGGLVAAWKDSDGDWYETGLHAFFGAYPNMLQLLKELGIEDRLQWKQHTLIFNQPDKPGTLSRFDVPDIPSPFNIIASIMRNNDMLTWEQKIRFAIGLFPAIVRGQQYVEDMDKYSFAEWLKRQGIGERVASDVFIAASKALTFINPEEVSSTILLTALNRFLQERYGSKIAFLDGSPTERLCQPIVDYITERGGEVRLNAPLKEILLNADGTVKGFLLRGLDGKPDEEVTADFYVSAMSVDPLKVMLPEPWKKMEFFQKLDGLEGVPVINLHLWFDRKLTDIDHLLFSRSPLLSVYADMSNTCREYANPDRSMLELVLAPAKDWISKSDEEIISATMDELEKLFPDHFTGDNPAKLLKSHVVKTPRSVYTATPGRQQYRPDQKTPIANFFLSGSYTMQRYLGSMEGAVLSGKLTAQAISQAPSVANTSNLQTLTRPPATNAATA from the coding sequence ATGCGAGTAGCTATTGCCGGCGCTGGTTTAGCAGGACTTTCCTGCGCTAAATATCTAGTAGATGAGGGTTACACTCCCATTGTTTTAGAACGGAGGGATGTACTCGGTGGTTTAGTAGCAGCGTGGAAAGACTCAGATGGCGACTGGTACGAAACCGGTTTACACGCCTTCTTTGGGGCATACCCTAATATGCTGCAACTACTCAAAGAGTTAGGTATTGAAGACCGACTCCAGTGGAAACAGCATACCCTGATTTTTAACCAACCAGATAAACCTGGAACACTTTCCCGTTTTGATGTTCCTGACATTCCCTCACCATTTAACATCATTGCTTCCATTATGCGGAACAATGATATGTTGACCTGGGAACAAAAGATCCGTTTTGCCATTGGTTTGTTTCCTGCCATAGTGCGGGGTCAACAGTATGTAGAGGACATGGACAAATACAGCTTTGCTGAATGGTTAAAAAGACAAGGTATAGGTGAAAGAGTCGCCAGTGATGTATTTATTGCTGCTTCTAAAGCCTTAACCTTTATCAATCCCGAAGAAGTTTCCTCTACAATTTTATTAACCGCCCTCAATCGGTTTTTACAAGAACGGTACGGATCAAAAATTGCTTTTTTAGATGGTTCACCCACAGAAAGACTTTGCCAACCCATCGTAGATTACATTACCGAACGGGGTGGAGAAGTCAGACTCAATGCCCCTTTAAAAGAAATCTTACTTAATGCCGATGGTACAGTCAAAGGTTTCTTGCTACGGGGTTTAGATGGAAAACCAGATGAAGAAGTGACAGCAGACTTTTACGTTTCAGCCATGTCGGTTGATCCATTAAAAGTGATGTTGCCAGAACCTTGGAAAAAAATGGAATTTTTCCAAAAACTAGACGGTTTAGAAGGTGTACCAGTAATTAACCTGCATTTGTGGTTTGATCGGAAATTAACAGATATTGATCATCTATTATTTTCGCGATCGCCCCTCCTCAGCGTTTATGCTGATATGAGTAACACCTGTCGGGAATATGCTAACCCGGATCGTTCAATGTTGGAATTAGTTCTCGCACCCGCCAAAGACTGGATTAGCAAATCTGATGAAGAAATCATCTCCGCTACTATGGACGAGTTGGAAAAACTCTTTCCTGACCACTTTACAGGAGACAACCCAGCAAAACTGCTGAAATCTCATGTCGTCAAAACGCCCCGTTCAGTTTACACAGCTACCCCTGGTCGTCAACAGTACCGCCCAGACCAAAAAACCCCTATAGCCAACTTCTTTTTAAGCGGAAGTTATACCATGCAACGCTATCTAGGCAGTATGGAAGGTGCAGTGCTTTCTGGTAAGCTAACAGCACAGGCGATCTCTCAAGCGCCATCGGTAGCCAATACTTCCAACCTGCAAACGCTAACTCGACCGCCCGCAACGAATGCTGCAACTGCCTGA
- a CDS encoding ABC transporter substrate-binding protein → MPKLSVSLALSLVTIASSLFMAACENTTTTNTNTPANTTTTGASAKGLKIGTLLPTTGDLASIGQQMVGSVPLLVETVNACGGVNGEPVTLIEVDDQTDPKAGAAGMTKLATVDKVAGVVGSFASSVSTAAVSVAVPNKVMLISPGSTSPVFTEKAQKGDFQGFWARTAPPDTYQALALAQLAKKKGFKRVSTVVINNDYGVGFEKAFVQTFEKLGGTVVNKDKPVRYDPKAQTFDTEAAAAFAGKPDAVLAVMYAETGSLFLKAAYQQGVAKGVQIMLTDGVKSDAFPEQVGKGPDGKYLLTGAIGTVPGSDGKALAAFKKLWQEKKGGSPGEYAPQAWDAAALLVLSAQAAKENTGVAIASKLREVAAGEGTEVSDVCEGLKLLKEGQKINYQGASGNVDVDANGDVVGVYDVWTVGDGRL, encoded by the coding sequence ATGCCAAAATTGAGTGTTTCCCTAGCCTTGAGTTTAGTAACTATAGCAAGTAGTTTGTTCATGGCTGCTTGTGAAAATACCACCACAACTAATACAAATACCCCAGCAAACACCACTACCACAGGTGCTAGTGCTAAAGGTTTAAAAATAGGAACTTTATTACCAACAACAGGTGACTTAGCTTCCATCGGTCAACAAATGGTTGGTTCAGTTCCCCTACTGGTAGAAACCGTCAACGCTTGCGGAGGTGTGAACGGAGAACCAGTCACATTAATAGAAGTAGACGATCAAACAGATCCTAAAGCTGGTGCAGCAGGTATGACCAAACTCGCAACAGTAGATAAAGTTGCTGGTGTCGTGGGTTCATTTGCTAGTAGCGTTTCTACCGCTGCTGTTTCCGTTGCTGTACCCAATAAAGTCATGTTAATTTCCCCTGGTAGCACCAGTCCCGTATTTACCGAAAAAGCGCAAAAAGGAGATTTTCAAGGATTTTGGGCGCGGACTGCTCCCCCAGATACTTACCAAGCATTAGCTTTAGCCCAACTGGCTAAGAAAAAAGGTTTTAAACGAGTTTCTACCGTCGTCATCAACAACGACTATGGTGTAGGTTTTGAAAAAGCATTTGTGCAAACTTTTGAAAAATTAGGTGGAACAGTAGTTAATAAAGATAAACCAGTTCGTTACGATCCCAAAGCCCAAACCTTTGATACTGAAGCTGCTGCTGCTTTTGCAGGTAAACCAGATGCGGTATTAGCAGTCATGTATGCCGAAACGGGTAGTTTATTCCTCAAAGCTGCTTACCAGCAAGGTGTAGCTAAAGGAGTACAGATTATGCTCACTGACGGAGTAAAATCAGATGCTTTCCCGGAACAAGTGGGTAAAGGTCCTGATGGTAAATATCTGTTAACTGGGGCTATTGGTACTGTTCCTGGTTCTGATGGTAAAGCATTAGCAGCCTTTAAGAAATTGTGGCAAGAGAAAAAAGGCGGTTCACCAGGAGAATATGCACCTCAAGCGTGGGATGCTGCGGCTTTGTTGGTATTATCAGCCCAAGCAGCTAAAGAAAATACAGGTGTCGCTATTGCTAGTAAACTTCGAGAAGTTGCTGCTGGTGAAGGAACAGAAGTTAGTGATGTCTGTGAAGGACTGAAGCTACTGAAAGAAGGGCAAAAAATCAACTACCAAGGCGCAAGCGGTAATGTAGATGTTGATGCTAACGGTGATGTAGTTGGTGTCTATGATGTTTGGACCGTAGGAGATGGCCGCTTGTAA